From the genome of Treponema sp. J25:
CCGGCGAAGGTAGTAGTGAAGGTGCATGTGCGGCGGAAGTACGGCCCATGCAGTTGTGACGACTTTATCGGCCACGACGAACCGGCCATTGTCACCGCTCCGGCACCAGCGAAGATAGCGAAGGGGAGCCAGTATGCCAACAGCACGGCGGCATTCATCATCGTGAGTAAGTATGTGGATGGGCTGCCGTTGTATCGACAGGAAGGGGCGCTCCAGCGGCTCGGGCTTGAGCTGGGGCGGGGGACGATGGCCCGGATGATTCTGCGGGTAAGTGAGGAGCTCGAGCCGCTGTGGAAGCGGATGAAGGAGGACCTGCGGTCGTCGCCGGTCCTGGGGATGGATGAGACGGTGACGCAGGTGCTGCATGAGCCAGAGCGGCCTGCGACAAGTCAATCCCGGATGTGGGTTGCCCGGGGATTCAAAGTAGGTCCCGGGTCGACGGATCCGCCCCGACCCATTATCTGGTTTGAGTATGCCGACTCCCGTTCGGGGGATGTGGCGGCGTCTATCATCGGGAACTTCTCAGGGTACCTGCAAACCGACGGGTACAGTGGCTACAGTCGCCTTGGCCGGCGGCCGGAAATTATTCATGTGGGCTGCTGGGCCCATATTCGGCGGGAGTTCTATCGGCTCGTGAGTGAGCAGGGGCCCACCTGCACCGCCGCCGAGATGGTACGCCTCATCCGAAGGCTCTATCAGATTGAAAAGGACCTGCGTGCTCGTCTTGCTGCAGGGGAGCTTTCCCGGGAGGTCTTTGTGGAGGAACGGAAGGCTGCGACCACGCCGGTCTTTGAAGAGATTCGTTCCTGGCTTAACCACTGGGAGACGAAGGTCCCGCCCCACAGTCCCCTGGGGTCTGCCATTGCCTATGCCCTGGGGCAGTATCGCCGGGCGATTCGGTATGTGGACCACTGGCTGCTTACCCCTGATAATAACCCTGTAGAGAACGCCATTCGTCCCTTTGTGATTGGCCGCAAGAA
Proteins encoded in this window:
- a CDS encoding IS66 family transposase, with product MESAVASTTSREELIKENQRLQEALATKEVALTEKEKELVEKQEALAEKEVELQKARHTIHVLQQLLYGPRSERFPKDEPKEQGKLFNEAELTAQNEVQKAPEPAPKEPAITPQHRKKAPGSGRRRIRGNIERIEVFHELDEAARACPWCAKERPVIGEERSEEVEIIPAKVVVKVHVRRKYGPCSCDDFIGHDEPAIVTAPAPAKIAKGSQYANSTAAFIIVSKYVDGLPLYRQEGALQRLGLELGRGTMARMILRVSEELEPLWKRMKEDLRSSPVLGMDETVTQVLHEPERPATSQSRMWVARGFKVGPGSTDPPRPIIWFEYADSRSGDVAASIIGNFSGYLQTDGYSGYSRLGRRPEIIHVGCWAHIRREFYRLVSEQGPTCTAAEMVRLIRRLYQIEKDLRARLAAGELSREVFVEERKAATTPVFEEIRSWLNHWETKVPPHSPLGSAIAYALGQYRRAIRYVDHWLLTPDNNPVENAIRPFVIGRKNWLFHDSVHGAKASGRLYSLIETTKANGHEPYRYLCHLFTEYARASDKTAAIDTLLPYTLAPGSY